Proteins encoded within one genomic window of Williamwhitmania sp.:
- a CDS encoding calcium-translocating P-type ATPase, PMCA-type codes for MGNYVGLSASEIDESRAKFGNNIITPPPRQSAWRLFFEKFDDPIIRILLIAAAIAIVVGMLEGHYVEGVGIIIAVFLATFLSFFNEYKASKEFSLLNKANDEVAVKVIRDGNVTTVSRMDVVVNDVIILDLGDEVPADGELLEAVNLQLNESQLTGESICAKAANQALSDPDATYPSYMLLRGTTVVDGHGIFKVSAVGDSTEVGKTAREAMVETNTVTPLTKQLNKLGKVIGVVGFGCATLLFASLCIRDVYRGELVFSDLQWINLAGLITFASFALSGVWTPILFDSFELLGIKGRKMRWMKVTKTSSWAMAAIIGAAIYFLMAVVIWMMGSSLFSTQVWFPLEVTERLLLYFMVAITLIVVAVPEGLAMSVTLSLAYSMRKMLASNNLVRKMHATETMGAATVICTDKTGTLTENQMRVQQLLTTGTGERLDQIIYESFSINTTAHLDTNKSDSLKIIGNPTEGALLLWLKSAGVDYLELRQQGTIVEQLAFTTENKFMATLAVVNNVHVLFVKGAPEIILERCSSVYVNQDQELPIATRINEIQAQLVEQQQLAMRTLGFAYKTFQSAPSHTSASLQEVCNGLTFIGFAAISDPVRVNVPEAIAECMQAGIDVKVVTGDNALTAGEIGRQIGLVISEDDLQMGLITGNEFSALSEKEALRRAPGIKIMARAKPADKLRLVKILQQLGNVVAVTGDGTNDAPAMNYADVGLAMGSGTSVAREASEIILLDDSFISIVNAVRWGRSLYLNIQRFILFQLTINVLALVLVLVGPFLGIALPLTVTQMLWVNLIMDTFAALALATEPSDPKVMDQKPRKRDAFIVTRTMALQIFITAFVFLITCVILLVILKHDGTITSKELSLFFTSFVMLQFWNLFNARSFGTNKSAFSGLLHNKNFLLIAAVIFLGQVAIVSYGGQFFRTVPLSIYEWLMVVGTTSIVLWLGEAVRFFYRNTKSASFVG; via the coding sequence ATGGGCAATTATGTTGGCCTTAGTGCAAGCGAGATTGATGAAAGCAGGGCTAAGTTTGGGAATAATATCATTACACCACCGCCACGGCAGTCTGCTTGGCGACTCTTTTTTGAAAAGTTTGACGATCCCATAATTCGCATCTTACTAATTGCAGCAGCCATTGCCATTGTGGTTGGCATGCTGGAAGGTCATTATGTTGAGGGTGTGGGCATAATTATTGCTGTTTTTCTGGCAACCTTTCTTTCCTTCTTTAATGAATACAAAGCAAGCAAGGAATTTAGCCTGCTTAACAAAGCCAATGATGAGGTTGCTGTAAAGGTTATAAGGGATGGAAATGTTACCACAGTGAGCCGCATGGATGTTGTGGTTAACGATGTAATAATACTTGATCTTGGTGATGAAGTTCCAGCCGACGGCGAACTATTAGAGGCGGTGAATCTGCAGCTGAATGAATCACAATTAACCGGTGAATCAATCTGTGCAAAAGCTGCCAACCAAGCTCTTTCCGATCCTGATGCCACCTACCCTTCGTATATGCTGTTAAGGGGGACAACAGTGGTGGATGGTCATGGAATTTTTAAAGTATCAGCGGTTGGCGATTCCACCGAAGTTGGGAAAACTGCACGGGAGGCAATGGTGGAAACAAACACTGTAACCCCGCTGACCAAGCAGCTGAATAAGCTGGGCAAGGTAATAGGTGTGGTTGGTTTTGGATGCGCTACGTTACTGTTTGCAAGCCTTTGTATTAGGGATGTATATCGTGGGGAATTAGTGTTTTCCGATCTTCAATGGATAAATCTTGCGGGGTTGATAACGTTTGCCTCTTTTGCCCTTTCTGGCGTTTGGACACCTATTCTATTTGATAGTTTTGAACTACTGGGTATCAAAGGTCGAAAAATGAGGTGGATGAAAGTTACCAAAACTTCATCCTGGGCCATGGCAGCCATTATTGGGGCTGCAATCTATTTCCTTATGGCCGTAGTGATTTGGATGATGGGGAGCTCGTTGTTTTCAACCCAAGTCTGGTTCCCATTGGAGGTGACAGAGCGATTACTCCTTTATTTTATGGTAGCTATCACCCTTATTGTGGTTGCCGTTCCCGAAGGACTTGCCATGAGCGTTACGTTAAGTTTAGCATATAGCATGCGGAAGATGTTGGCAAGTAACAACTTGGTGCGAAAAATGCACGCCACAGAAACTATGGGGGCTGCAACGGTAATTTGCACCGATAAAACAGGTACTCTAACCGAGAACCAGATGAGGGTTCAGCAACTTCTAACAACGGGAACTGGGGAGCGGCTAGATCAAATTATCTACGAATCTTTCTCTATTAATACTACGGCTCACCTCGATACCAACAAGTCCGATAGTCTTAAAATTATTGGCAATCCAACCGAAGGTGCTTTGCTACTATGGCTTAAAAGTGCTGGTGTCGACTACCTCGAACTACGACAACAAGGAACTATTGTTGAGCAGCTGGCTTTTACCACCGAAAACAAGTTTATGGCCACCTTGGCTGTGGTTAACAATGTACACGTTTTATTTGTAAAGGGCGCACCCGAAATTATTCTGGAACGTTGCTCTAGCGTGTATGTGAATCAAGACCAGGAACTCCCAATAGCAACACGTATTAATGAGATTCAAGCGCAGCTGGTTGAACAGCAGCAGCTGGCCATGCGAACGCTTGGATTTGCCTATAAGACTTTTCAAAGTGCGCCGTCCCATACTTCCGCTAGTTTGCAAGAGGTTTGCAATGGCTTGACATTTATAGGGTTTGCCGCCATTTCGGATCCCGTTAGAGTGAATGTGCCAGAGGCAATTGCAGAGTGCATGCAAGCGGGAATCGATGTTAAGGTGGTTACCGGCGATAATGCGCTGACTGCCGGAGAGATTGGTCGACAGATTGGTCTGGTAATAAGCGAAGATGACCTCCAAATGGGGCTGATAACCGGAAATGAGTTTTCAGCCCTCTCGGAGAAGGAGGCATTGCGACGAGCGCCGGGGATAAAAATTATGGCTAGGGCAAAGCCTGCAGACAAGCTACGACTGGTAAAAATCTTGCAGCAGCTGGGCAATGTGGTTGCCGTTACCGGCGATGGTACCAACGATGCACCTGCCATGAATTATGCCGATGTAGGTTTGGCCATGGGGTCTGGCACATCGGTGGCTCGCGAAGCCAGCGAAATAATTCTGCTCGACGACTCCTTTATTAGTATTGTAAATGCAGTGCGATGGGGAAGGTCGCTATACCTCAATATTCAGCGATTTATACTCTTTCAACTCACTATTAACGTTTTAGCTTTAGTGTTAGTGCTGGTTGGCCCCTTTCTAGGCATCGCGCTGCCACTTACTGTTACTCAAATGCTTTGGGTAAATCTCATAATGGACACTTTTGCCGCCCTTGCCCTTGCAACTGAACCATCCGATCCCAAGGTGATGGATCAAAAACCTCGCAAGCGTGATGCGTTTATTGTGACAAGGACAATGGCATTGCAAATATTCATTACTGCATTTGTTTTTCTAATAACCTGCGTCATTCTATTGGTAATTCTTAAGCATGATGGAACCATTACCAGCAAGGAACTTTCTCTGTTTTTCACCAGCTTTGTAATGCTTCAGTTCTGGAACTTGTTTAATGCACGTAGCTTTGGTACCAATAAATCGGCCTTTTCGGGGTTGCTTCATAATAAGAACTTCTTGCTAATTGCAGCGGTCATATTTCTCGGACAGGTAGCCATCGTATCTTATGGGGGACAATTTTTCAGAACGGTTCCGCTTTCAATATACGAATGGCTAATGGTTGTCGGAACTACCTCAATAGTGCTTTGGCTGGGTGAAGCAGTGCGCTTTTTTTATCGCAACACAAAATCGGCATCATTTGTAGGTTGA
- a CDS encoding SprT family zinc-dependent metalloprotease: MEKTIEHPQLGTITLRKRRGLKRISIRVDIKERVILSMPYSVATSAGLNFISAKLEWIQKSIITIRSKKNEHPTLTIGDGYKTRSHTLILVPETRKNIRAVITTEAILFHYPEGASLETEAMQHSLKSAIVKTLTLEAKALIPSKVSATALQHGLRYNNVSVKNIHSRWGSCSSKNNLNFSIYLVLLPESLIQYVILHELCHTVQKNHGSEFWKLLDIHCGGNAKLLAKEMKKYTTRIF, from the coding sequence GTGGAAAAAACAATAGAACATCCCCAACTTGGAACCATTACCCTACGAAAGCGTCGTGGGCTAAAACGTATTTCCATCAGGGTTGATATTAAGGAACGCGTAATTCTTTCGATGCCATATAGCGTAGCCACCTCTGCAGGTCTAAATTTTATATCGGCAAAACTTGAATGGATACAAAAGTCGATAATAACTATTCGATCCAAAAAAAACGAACACCCCACACTCACTATTGGTGATGGATACAAAACCCGATCCCATACGCTTATTCTAGTTCCAGAAACGCGGAAAAATATTCGAGCAGTAATTACCACAGAGGCAATACTGTTTCACTACCCAGAAGGGGCTTCATTGGAAACTGAAGCGATGCAGCACAGTTTGAAAAGTGCCATTGTAAAAACACTTACGCTGGAGGCAAAGGCGCTAATTCCCAGTAAGGTTTCCGCCACTGCACTGCAACATGGACTGCGATACAATAATGTATCGGTTAAAAATATCCACTCTCGCTGGGGCAGCTGCTCCTCAAAAAACAACTTAAACTTCAGCATTTACCTAGTGTTGCTTCCCGAAAGCCTTATCCAATACGTAATTCTGCACGAACTTTGTCATACCGTCCAGAAGAATCATGGAAGTGAATTCTGGAAATTACTCGATATACATTGTGGAGGGAATGCGAAACTACTGGCAAAGGAGATGAAAAAATATACTACGCGAATATTTTAA
- a CDS encoding SPOR domain-containing protein, whose product MLGNYFRELLEKHNRVIIPDFGAFLVKDTGDVRDIKNTTFSPFLRYNDGLVENFLAEREELTKVDASTKVREYVENLKAQIEKGEKVYLPGLGYFSLDSRGTTQFTLDTSKKSSKDTDKPAEIKSIENLKESEKAIPAAEPVSIEKEPPRAAKKTSTKPPIAKRQPSKVEEEKAVAPEVTSKDPVELVQPIETKEEQTEVPITTTENKSMPPKKSSKQKSASNKSGRNWLLLVFSLIVVLAIAVWQYDNIANLFCPSSETTFTLGNTKTIAVDTTHKDTTAAQVANSNTPPAKVKPLPVYVKPVIDSPSNKFFVIVGTFTSKANAEAMKTKLEAEGYQPIIMQRGNGLNSVVISGHKTKAEAKLSLESYKKKNGDGWIMAR is encoded by the coding sequence ATGCTTGGAAATTATTTTCGAGAATTACTGGAAAAACACAACAGAGTAATTATTCCAGACTTCGGAGCTTTTCTGGTCAAGGATACCGGTGACGTACGCGATATTAAAAATACCACATTCAGCCCATTTCTGCGGTATAACGACGGTCTGGTTGAAAATTTTCTTGCGGAAAGAGAAGAATTGACCAAGGTGGATGCATCCACAAAGGTTCGGGAGTATGTCGAGAACCTTAAGGCTCAAATTGAAAAGGGCGAAAAGGTATACTTGCCAGGATTGGGATATTTCTCGCTCGATTCCCGGGGAACCACTCAATTTACCCTAGACACCTCAAAAAAATCTTCAAAAGACACAGATAAACCAGCCGAAATAAAATCCATTGAAAATTTGAAAGAGTCGGAAAAGGCTATACCTGCGGCAGAACCTGTTTCGATAGAAAAGGAACCACCACGGGCCGCAAAAAAAACATCCACTAAACCACCTATCGCCAAGCGTCAACCTAGTAAAGTTGAGGAAGAAAAGGCTGTAGCACCTGAGGTAACAAGCAAGGATCCAGTTGAATTAGTGCAGCCTATAGAAACAAAAGAAGAGCAAACAGAAGTGCCAATAACAACTACCGAGAATAAATCTATGCCTCCAAAAAAGAGTTCAAAACAAAAATCCGCATCAAATAAGTCTGGAAGGAATTGGCTTCTGCTTGTCTTTTCCCTTATTGTAGTTTTAGCCATTGCAGTATGGCAATACGACAATATAGCAAACCTATTTTGCCCATCTAGTGAAACAACATTCACTCTCGGAAATACCAAAACCATAGCGGTAGATACAACGCATAAGGATACAACTGCTGCCCAAGTTGCTAACTCTAATACTCCACCTGCCAAAGTTAAACCGCTACCGGTGTATGTGAAACCGGTAATTGACAGCCCATCCAACAAGTTCTTTGTAATTGTGGGCACTTTTACAAGTAAAGCAAACGCCGAAGCCATGAAGACCAAGTTGGAGGCAGAAGGGTATCAACCAATAATAATGCAGCGCGGCAATGGCTTAAACTCGGTGGTAATTAGCGGGCATAAGACTAAAGCAGAGGCTAAACTTTCCTTGGAAAGCTATAAAAAGAAAAATGGTGATGGCTGGATAATGGCACGTTGA
- a CDS encoding response regulator, which translates to MPYRILIVDDIFVNRLLLAEILKKIPATYMEAENGKVAIDLLLKNDFDAILMDIEMPVMNGIETTRYIRNTLPFPQNQIPIVAITAHNPINFFADFKDVGFSDLITKPFSIEKISRVVNQVCQV; encoded by the coding sequence ATGCCTTATCGTATTCTAATCGTCGACGACATCTTTGTAAACCGACTTCTGCTCGCTGAAATCCTCAAAAAAATTCCAGCAACCTACATGGAGGCTGAGAATGGAAAAGTTGCGATTGACTTGCTCTTAAAAAATGATTTTGACGCTATTCTTATGGACATTGAAATGCCCGTAATGAATGGCATTGAAACTACTCGTTACATCAGAAATACCTTACCCTTTCCACAGAATCAAATCCCCATTGTTGCAATCACAGCTCATAACCCAATTAATTTTTTTGCTGATTTCAAAGATGTAGGATTCAGCGACCTAATTACGAAACCTTTTTCTATTGAAAAAATATCCCGAGTTGTTAATCAGGTTTGTCAGGTATAA
- a CDS encoding Crp/Fnr family transcriptional regulator — protein sequence MFQKLLENSSWIQSLTPQQLDELKSHTGHLSFENNDILVKQNSRTSNILLLVEGIAKMHLETRKGKYIIVKLCKAGCFLGLDNLINNDTFSCSFSAITPATVCYIDYHFFQRLLVENPAFVKEIMHIISDENRFLVSRLAALTYKQLPGKLADILLYFSHEIFNSNTFSLPLSRQELAEFAGTTKESLIRTLTEFKNDKLITVQGKNITINSQSIIETLSKLG from the coding sequence ATGTTTCAAAAGTTACTCGAAAACTCAAGTTGGATTCAGAGTTTAACCCCCCAACAACTTGATGAGTTAAAAAGTCACACAGGCCATTTATCGTTTGAAAATAATGATATTTTAGTTAAGCAAAATAGTCGCACATCGAATATTCTTCTTCTCGTTGAAGGCATTGCTAAGATGCACCTAGAAACGAGAAAGGGGAAGTACATAATTGTAAAACTATGTAAGGCTGGGTGCTTCCTCGGCCTTGACAACCTAATTAATAACGACACATTTTCCTGCTCCTTTTCGGCCATTACCCCAGCCACAGTTTGCTATATCGACTACCACTTTTTTCAGAGATTGCTCGTAGAAAACCCTGCCTTTGTAAAGGAGATTATGCACATTATTTCCGATGAGAATCGTTTTTTGGTCTCTCGACTAGCGGCGTTAACCTACAAGCAGCTACCCGGCAAATTGGCGGACATTCTGCTCTACTTTTCCCATGAAATATTCAACAGCAATACCTTTAGCCTACCCCTTTCGAGGCAAGAACTTGCAGAGTTTGCAGGCACTACCAAGGAAAGTCTTATTCGCACACTCACAGAATTCAAGAACGACAAACTCATTACCGTTCAAGGAAAAAATATTACCATTAACAGTCAGTCAATCATTGAAACACTAAGTAAATTGGGATAA
- a CDS encoding response regulator — MSKYILIIDDSETNLMLLEAVLEQEGYQTILARNVADGLKAMQAQKPSLILLDLLMPKRSGIDFLEEMKQSNHFDDVPVFVITAANDEHKPQVMKFGVAGFFTKPVDINALMIKVKEILNS, encoded by the coding sequence GTGTCGAAGTATATTCTCATAATTGACGATTCAGAAACCAACCTTATGCTGTTGGAGGCTGTTCTGGAACAGGAAGGTTATCAAACTATCCTTGCTAGAAATGTTGCTGATGGGTTGAAGGCTATGCAAGCGCAAAAACCTTCCCTTATTCTTCTCGATCTCTTAATGCCGAAACGTTCTGGAATCGATTTTTTGGAGGAGATGAAGCAGAGTAATCATTTTGATGATGTCCCCGTATTTGTAATAACTGCCGCCAATGATGAACATAAGCCACAGGTAATGAAGTTTGGTGTAGCGGGATTCTTTACCAAGCCTGTTGATATCAACGCTTTAATGATTAAGGTAAAGGAGATTCTAAATAGTTAA